A single region of the Candidatus Neomarinimicrobiota bacterium genome encodes:
- a CDS encoding lysophospholipid acyltransferase family protein, whose protein sequence is MANPENEKRLKNRFLVWFGERVGPSILRFFYYTNKWEVEGEHYYEAAINSGKPVIIASWHNTLLTVFMNLAKHQFYGMAGNHYPDAEIVARIGTRMGWKLIRGSSTDGGRKAYDDMLLALKTPGHVVAITPDGPQGPAKVPKAGAIRAAQKTGAVVIPAAGQSTKHWAFKNWDTFYLNKPFGRTVQLYGEPMIFNKSDKFEDCAKRLTEALNKLEKEAHWRVGVEATD, encoded by the coding sequence GTGGCTAATCCCGAAAACGAAAAAAGGCTAAAAAACCGGTTTCTTGTTTGGTTTGGAGAGCGAGTTGGCCCATCCATTTTGCGGTTTTTTTATTATACCAACAAATGGGAAGTTGAGGGTGAACATTATTATGAAGCAGCAATTAACAGTGGAAAGCCCGTTATAATTGCTTCATGGCACAATACCCTTTTAACCGTTTTTATGAATCTGGCCAAGCACCAATTTTATGGTATGGCTGGAAACCATTACCCAGACGCTGAAATTGTAGCTCGAATTGGTACAAGGATGGGCTGGAAACTAATCCGGGGTTCTTCCACCGATGGTGGCAGAAAGGCATATGATGATATGTTGTTAGCATTAAAAACACCCGGACATGTTGTCGCCATTACCCCAGATGGCCCCCAGGGCCCCGCAAAGGTTCCAAAAGCCGGCGCAATTCGCGCTGCCCAGAAAACGGGCGCCGTCGTAATTCCCGCTGCCGGACAATCCACCAAGCATTGGGCCTTTAAAAACTGGGACACCTTTTATTTAAACAAACCGTTTGGACGAACCGTACAACTTTATGGTGAACCAATGATTTTTAATAAATCTGATAAATTTGAAGACTGTGCTAAAAGACTAACCGAAGCTTTAAACAAACTGGAAAAAGAGGCTCACTGGCGTGTCGGCGTGGAAGCAACCGATTGA